AGAAATGACAATACTATCAATAAAGTGTCGATTAGAAGATGGAAGAACCAAAAGAAAGAAAATGGCAACCGGTGGTTATTAAAAGGTTAGTTTTTTTAGAGTAAGGTCAATAACAGCCGCCATTCGGCAGGTGTTTTACTACTTATAAAGGGAGGATATGTTATGCTAAAAGATATGAAAATAAAGAATTTTATGGATTTACTTGCTTCAAGATCTGCTACACCAGGAGGAGGAAGTGTGGCAGCATTGACTGGCGCTATGGGAGCTGCTTTACTTTCCATGGTCAGTAATCTAACAGTGGGGAAAGAAAAATATCAGGACGTGGAGGAAGAAATTAAAGAATTACTTAAAAAAAGTGAAAGATTAAGAGCAACTCTGGAAGAACTTATGGAAAAAGATATAGAGGCATTTAATCAACTTATGGCAGTTATGAAATTACCTAAGACCAATGAGGAAGAAAAGAAAGACAGAAACCAGAAGATGCAAATTGCTTTAATAGAAGCAGCTAAAGTACCATTAGCAGTAGCCCGAAAAAGTAAAGAATTAATAGATATGTGCCAGGAGATGGCCAGAAAGGGAAATAAGAATGCAATAAGTGATGTAGGGGTGGGAGTGTTACTGGCAGAAGCTGCCTTTAATGGTGCTGTAATTAATGTAAAAGTAAATATGAATTTGATTAAAGATGAAAATCTAAAAAAGGAACTCACTGAAGAAATAAAAAGCCTTACTGGTTTGATAAAAGGAGAAAAAGACAGAGTTTTAGAAATAGTATTACAAAGACTATAAGTATGCAGTTATACTTAAGGTTAAATATACAGCAGCTTATAACTTTTACCGGTAAGCCGAATAGCCTCGTGACATTAATTAAAACACTCAGATAGAAGAGAATAGTATGCTAATAAAAGTAAGGTCAAAAATCTTCTAGTATACTGGTGTAAATAATATTATTCTGTAATCAATCCTCAAAAAATTTCAAAATTATTTGTTTTTTTTCTGGCATATGTTATAATATTTATAATGATGATGGATAAATTGCATCATTTTTATAAAATGCAACAATAATTGCATATTATTTAGGAAGATTTAATTCAAATTATGGCTAAACCATCCTCTTTGCAAGACAAGATTGAAAAGGTGCTTTCCCAGATGAGTGAAAGCCAGAGGAAGACTGCTTATTACTTACTAGAAAACTATGATAAAGCTGCCTTTTTAACTGCTGCCAAGATGGGCAAAGAAGTAGGTGTTAGTGAATCAACCATTGTCCGTTTTGCCAGTTTATTGGGGTATAATGGATTTCCGGAACTGCAAGAATCTCTTCAAAATATGGTTAAAAGACAGTTAACAACAGTTAACCAGTTGAAGAGTTCTATCAATAAAGTGTATAAGGGCAAGAACGTATTATATCAGATTTTGCAGTCTGATATAGATAATTTAGAAAAGACTATGAATGAGATTTCGGCCCATTCTTTTGAAAAAATAATATCTTATATTTTAAATGCAGATGTAATTTATATTGTTGGATTGAGAACCGCTACTTCAGTATCTTTGTTTTTTTATCAAGCTTTAAGTCTTTTCCTAAGCAATGTCAGGAGTATTACCTCCTTTGGTATGGAAGATTTATTTGAGCGGATTGCCGATATAAATAATAAGGATCTGTTGATTGCTATCAGTTTTCCTCGTTACACCAGAAGAACGGTGGAAATACTGGATCTAGCTATTAAAAAAGGTGCTAAAACAGCTGCTATAACCGATAATATTATTTCACCTATTGCCCAGAAGTCAGATATTGCGCTAATAGCAAGAAGCAATCTCAATTCTTTTGTTAACTCCTTTACTGCTCCTTTAAGTGTTATAAATGCTATTGTTACAGCAGTAAGTATAAAAAAAGGAAAGCAAACCTTCGAAAAATTATCTAAACTGGAAGAAATATGGGATGAATATAACATTTTTTATTAGTTTTAAATGGTAGTTCCATTTAATAATAAAAAACAATATTTTGCCAGTGAAGATTTATAAATAAAATTGTTTTTATAATAGAGATTAAGCCACATTATGTTATTTGCCCATTTTGGCCTAAGAAAGGAGTATTATTATGAAGACTAAAGAAAAGCTGAAGGAAAAATTATGGTATATTCTACCCGAGATATATGATATTTTAACTGCCAGCCAGGATCTGGAGGAAGCCAGGAAAAAACTTTTTAATTTCTGTAAGGACTTAGAATGGACTTATCGTGAGGGATTAAGGCCACTTCATAAATTAGATTTTGGAATTACCTTAGAAGCAATTAAGGTATTTACCAATCTAATATCAAAACGCAATGAAAAGATAGCAGGATTCAGTACTCTGCAGTATCTATGGGAGCAAGTGCAAAATGAGCTTGAAGGGCATCGAGAACCATCAGAGTCTTTTTTAGAAGAATGCCGCCACCTCTTTTTAGCTATGTCTGGAAAATCAAATATAGCTCGCGGTTGGTTAGGTCCTGTTCTAGAAAAAGAAGGTATTAAAATGATTGACTTTCAGAAGCTTAAAGGAAGGGAAGCCGGTAAAGCACGATCAAATTACCTAGACCAACTCTATAATAAAGTAGATGAATATATTAACCGTTATCCCTCCGGTTTAGACAATAAATTAATCAGAGAACGACAGCAGAATGTCCATAAAATTAGAGATTTCTTCTCGGCAAGCGAAGAGGACTGGTATGACTATCAATGGCAGATTAAGCATATCTTTAAAGATAAAGAGGGATTGGAACAATTAAAACAGCTGGTTCCTATGACCCAGGAGGACATCAAGGCTATAGAGCTTGCCTTAGGTCAAGGTATTCCCTTTGGTATCACTCCCTATTATCTGTCACTCTTTGACTTCTCCCGTGCCGATCGGAAACATGATTATCAAGTACGTTCCCAGGTAATTCCACCCATGCATTATGTGCAATTGATGGGAGAACATCGTCAGGAAAGGAATTATTATTTTGACTTCATGGGAGAGCATGATACCTCTCCGGAAGAACTTATTACCAGACGCTATCCCATGATCTCCATACTAAAACCTTATGATACCTGTCCCCAGATCTGTGTTTATTGTCAGCGTAACTGGGAAATTACCGGACCCATGTTGCCAGAAGGAATGCCCACCAAAGAAAAGATTGACCAGGCCATTTCCTGGTTTTCGGATCATCCATCCATGCGTGACGTACTGATTACCGGAGGAGATCCTTTAGCTTTAGATGATGAACTTATTAAGTACATAATGGATAGATTGTGTTCCTTCAAACATGTGGTTAATATTCGCTGGGGAAGTCGTATCTTTGTCACCTTACCCTATCGTGTCACACATAAGTTAGCTGAATTACTATCGAAATATGTAGAACCAGGCAAACGTAATGTTGCTATGGTAACTCACATTGAAAGTGCTGCGGAGATAACTCCTGATTTATCGGAAGCGGTAAGAAAGATAAGGAATAAGGGTATTTATATCTATAATCAATTGGTTTATACTCTGGAGAACAGTCGCCGTTTCCAGAATGCCTCTACCCGTATTGCCATGAAGAAGGCAGGGGTTGATCCGTACTACACTTTCTATCCTAAGGGTAAGATTGAACATAAGGATTATCTAATTCCCGTAGCACGTCTCTGGCAGGAGCGCAAGGAAGAAGCTCGCCTCTTACCTGGAATTTTCCGTACTGATGAGCCGGTATTTAATGTACCTCGTCTGGGGAAAAATCATATTAGAGCCTGGCAGGATCGAGAATTAATAGCTTTAACTCCTGAAGGACAGAGAGTCTATCTCTGGCACCCGTGGGAAAAAGGGATTGCGCCAGTGGAACCCTATCTATACCGGGATATCTCTATCTATGAATATTTACAGGAATTACAGGACAGGGGAGAAGATATTAAGGAATACAGTTCTATTTGGTATTATTACTAATAATTGTTCTGAAATATTAAAATACTTCTAAGTACGAGCACTGAATTTCTTTAGGTTAGAAAAAGAGGGGGTGGTCAGATATTAAGAGAAAAAAAGAACAACATTTTTCTTATTAATTTAATTAAAAAAAGAAGGAGGAGAAGATGAGAAAACTGGGATGTTTTTTATTAACAATATTTCTTTTATTACTAGTATTTAATGGAATTGGTTCAGCAACTGAGTTTTTAACCTTTGGTACCGGTAGTCCAGGAGGAGTTTACTATCTTTTGGGAGGAGCAATGGCGGATTTCTGGACCAGATTACTTGATGTTGATGTTACAGCAGAGTCTACCGCGGCTTCGGTTGAGAATTGCCGGCTAACTG
This portion of the Atribacterota bacterium genome encodes:
- a CDS encoding cyclodeaminase/cyclohydrolase family protein, which codes for MLKDMKIKNFMDLLASRSATPGGGSVAALTGAMGAALLSMVSNLTVGKEKYQDVEEEIKELLKKSERLRATLEELMEKDIEAFNQLMAVMKLPKTNEEEKKDRNQKMQIALIEAAKVPLAVARKSKELIDMCQEMARKGNKNAISDVGVGVLLAEAAFNGAVINVKVNMNLIKDENLKKELTEEIKSLTGLIKGEKDRVLEIVLQRL
- a CDS encoding MurR/RpiR family transcriptional regulator, producing MAKPSSLQDKIEKVLSQMSESQRKTAYYLLENYDKAAFLTAAKMGKEVGVSESTIVRFASLLGYNGFPELQESLQNMVKRQLTTVNQLKSSINKVYKGKNVLYQILQSDIDNLEKTMNEISAHSFEKIISYILNADVIYIVGLRTATSVSLFFYQALSLFLSNVRSITSFGMEDLFERIADINNKDLLIAISFPRYTRRTVEILDLAIKKGAKTAAITDNIISPIAQKSDIALIARSNLNSFVNSFTAPLSVINAIVTAVSIKKGKQTFEKLSKLEEIWDEYNIFY
- a CDS encoding KamA family radical SAM protein; this encodes MKTKEKLKEKLWYILPEIYDILTASQDLEEARKKLFNFCKDLEWTYREGLRPLHKLDFGITLEAIKVFTNLISKRNEKIAGFSTLQYLWEQVQNELEGHREPSESFLEECRHLFLAMSGKSNIARGWLGPVLEKEGIKMIDFQKLKGREAGKARSNYLDQLYNKVDEYINRYPSGLDNKLIRERQQNVHKIRDFFSASEEDWYDYQWQIKHIFKDKEGLEQLKQLVPMTQEDIKAIELALGQGIPFGITPYYLSLFDFSRADRKHDYQVRSQVIPPMHYVQLMGEHRQERNYYFDFMGEHDTSPEELITRRYPMISILKPYDTCPQICVYCQRNWEITGPMLPEGMPTKEKIDQAISWFSDHPSMRDVLITGGDPLALDDELIKYIMDRLCSFKHVVNIRWGSRIFVTLPYRVTHKLAELLSKYVEPGKRNVAMVTHIESAAEITPDLSEAVRKIRNKGIYIYNQLVYTLENSRRFQNASTRIAMKKAGVDPYYTFYPKGKIEHKDYLIPVARLWQERKEEARLLPGIFRTDEPVFNVPRLGKNHIRAWQDRELIALTPEGQRVYLWHPWEKGIAPVEPYLYRDISIYEYLQELQDRGEDIKEYSSIWYYY